One Mesoaciditoga lauensis cd-1655R = DSM 25116 genomic window, ACGGGACATGCCAGCTTTTCACTGAAGAATTCTATTTTTTTCGTTTCGTATTCCATAACTTCGACCAATCCGTCGGCTTCTTTTAATGCTATTTCAACGGATTCAACCAATCTTTGATGGTTTTCTTCCTTGACTCTTAACCTGTCAACAACGAGCTTAATCGTATGTCTTACCTGCTTTTGGAGTTGGATATCATCTTCCAGCAGGCGTTCTTCACCGTCAACTATGATCCTCAGAAAACCACGCCGTTTTAAGTAGTCAAAAAGGCTTTTGTATTCTCCTTTTTTCTCCATTACAAGCGGAGCGAGAATGGCTATCCTGGTAGGAGATTTGTATTTTCCCTCGATCTTTTCTATGATCTCATCTATGCTTTGCCTTTCCAAAGTTCTTCCACAATTTGTACAATGCGGAATGCCAACCCTTGCGTAAAGAAGGCGGAGATAATCATATATTTCCGTAACTGTGCCAACTGTGGAACGTGGATTGTGTGAAACGCTCTTCTGATCTATTGCTATCACCGGAGAAAGCCCTTCTATTTCCTGAACATCAGGTCTTTTGAATTCTCCCAAAAATTGTCTTGCATAAGAAGAAAGGGACTCAAGGTATCTTCTTTGTCCCTCCGCATATATCGTATCAAATGCTAATGATGATTTTCCAGAGCCAGAAAGTCCCGTAATGACTGTTAAAGTGTTTCGTGGAATTTCAACGTTGATGTTTTTTAAATTATGAACCCGGGCTCCCTTTACTTTAAGAAAGTTCTCCAGAAGAGTTCACCTCTTCCACCAATTCACAAACGCGTGCCAACACTTCATCGACTTTTCCTTCGTCTTTCCCTTCAGCCATCACTCTTATCAGGGGTTCCGTACCAGAAGCCCTTACAACCAGCCTCAAGTTCCCGTTGGAGTTGGTATTTGCCACAAGGGATGAAATTCTCTCGTCAGACATAACTCTTTTTTTATCGCGTACTTTTACATTTTTCATCTTCTGAGGGTATCTTACCAATTTGGAGGATACATCGTCCAAATCTTCTTTTAAATTTGTCAAAGCGGTCATGGTTTCAAAAGCGGTCAGCAGGCCGTCACCCGTTGTGGCAAGGTCAAGAAAGATTATATGACCTGATTGCTCACCACCTAACATCGCTTCACGTTTTTCCATTTCCTGCAAGACGTACCTGTCTCCAACTTTGGTACGTATAAACTCTATACCATTCCTCTTAAGCTCTTCTTCAATGGCCAAATTCGTCATTATCGTTCCAACAACCGTATTGTTTTTGAGGCGGCCTCTCCTCTTCATGCTACGCGCGTTTATGACAAGCATATCGTCTCCATCTACAATTCTTCCTTTTTTCGAAATCATTATGCACCTATCAGCGTCTCCATCATGGACCACGCCAAAATCGCTATCTGTCTCTTTTATTTTATTTGAAAGAAATTCCGGATGAAGGGCTCCACAATTTTCGTTTATATTTTTACCATCTGGCTGGTAATTAAAGAGGTTTATTTTCATACCTATTTCCTTTGCCACCAAGGGAACCGTGGAAACCGCCGCCCCATTTGCCAAATCAAACGAAACGCGGTAGCCTTTCAAATGCGAATACCTTTTTGCCATCCATTCAACGTATTCACTCAGAACATCTCTTTCAACTCTTTTACCGACTTCAACGCTCTTGAGTTCATCATCTAGATGGTCCTCTATTTCCTCTTCCAACTCATCCGGCAGCTTAAATCCATTTGAAAAGATCTTTATCCCGTTGTGCTCCCACGGATTGTGGCTTGCACTCACCATAAATCCCACGGTTTTCTCTTTATGTGTTAGCCATGCAAGCGTGGGCGTCGGCATAACTCCACACGTTAGAACATCAAATCCCATCGAAAGCAAGGAAGAAACCAACGCCGCTTCCAACATGTCTCCGGAAATTCTCGTGTCACGCGCGATTAAAATGGTGTTCAAAGGATGGTTGTGTTCTTTGAGAACGTAAGCCGCCGCTTTTCCAATCTTAAATGCCAGTTCGGCTGTTAGCTCTTTGTTTGCAATGCCGCGAACGCCATCCGTACCGAAATATTTCCTCATTCTTATTTTTCTTCCTTCTCTTCTTTTTCTTCCTCCACTTCCAGTCCTTCAGTGGTGAATTCCTCCGGCCTGACTATTGGGAAAGCTATAACATCTTTTATCGTGGCGGCATTTGTTGCAAACATGACTAATCTGTCTATTCCTATTCCCAATCCTCCCGTGGGGGGCATTCCATATTCAAGAGCTCTCAAGAAATCAAAATCCATCATTTGTGCTTCTTCATCTCCAGCTTCTCTCAACGCTGCTTGAGCCTCAAAGCGTTTTCTTTGGTCTAACGGATCGTTGAGTTCGCTGAAAGCGTTAGCCAGCTCGTTACCATTTACTATAACTTCAAATCTTTCCGTCAGCCTTGGGTCTTCTCTATGTCGTTTGGCCAAAGGCGAAATGTCCACGGGATGATCCAAAAGGAACGTTGGATTCACTATTGTATCTTCAACGAGATCCCATAGCTTTTCTATGTAATGACCTCTCTCCTTCATGGAAGGTTCAACGTTATGCGCTCTTAAAGTTTCCAACATTTTTTCATCTGAGTCTTCCAGTATATCTACGTTAAGATGCTCCATTATGTAATCACGCATCTTAATTCGTTTCCAGGGCCTCGTAAAGTCTATTTCTTTTCCCTGGTACTCTATTTTCAACTTTCCATTTGTCTTTTCTATAACGTGTGTTACCAATCTTTCGGTCAAATCCATCATGTCGTTGTAATCAGCATACGCTTTATAACATTCCATCATCGTGAATTCTGGATTGTGCTTGTAGCTGACTCCCTCGTTTCTGAAGCACTTGTTTATTTCGTATACCGAATCGTATCCGCCAACAATGTATCTTTTAAGATAAAGTTCATGAGCTATTTTGAGGTACATTGGAATATCGTAAACGTTTAAATGGGTAACGAAAGGTCTCGCGGTTGCTCCACCCGTCACGAATTGCAAAATGGGAGTTTCCACTTCTAAAAAGCCTTCTTCGTTCATGAAATCTCTGATCATTCTTATTATGCTGTATCTCTTCTTGAACCTCTCAAATGCTTCTCTGTTGACAATGGTATCAACGTACCGCTGGCGATATATTTTTTCTTTATCCGTCAAGCCATGCCATTTCTCCGGCAAAATTCTTATCGCCTTTGATAAAATTTGATAGGATTGGGCGAAAATGGACAGCTCACCGGTGTGAGATTTAAACGGAAACCCTTTAACTCCTATGAAATCCCCCACCTTCACGTATTCTTTAAAAGTGTTGAATTCATCTTTACCAACCTGGACATTTATATAGCACTGAAGTCTTCCTGTAGAATCTTGGATAACAAAAAAGGCAGACCTTCCGTGATGCCTTATTGCCATAACACGACCAGCGGTAGAGATCTTGAAATTCTCATCTTTTTCGCCATTTTGAAGATGATCGAATTTCTCACGTATCTCCGCCAATTTTTGAGAGACATCAAAATGATAAGGATAAGGATTTATCCCTTTTTCTCTTAGTTCTTCCACTTCTTTGATCTTTTGAAGTCTTAGCTCGTCCATTTGTTCTTCTCCTTTCGAAGCAAAAGATGTCTTTCAGCTTTCAAAGGGTACCGTTCGACACATCCAAAACAAGGTACTTTTTCGCACCGTTTGGAGCTTTTACCCTTACAGTTTCTCCGAGATGCTTTTTGTACAAAGCTTCACCCAACGGCGAATCCACTGAAATCTTGTTC contains:
- the glmM gene encoding phosphoglucosamine mutase, translating into MRKYFGTDGVRGIANKELTAELAFKIGKAAAYVLKEHNHPLNTILIARDTRISGDMLEAALVSSLLSMGFDVLTCGVMPTPTLAWLTHKEKTVGFMVSASHNPWEHNGIKIFSNGFKLPDELEEEIEDHLDDELKSVEVGKRVERDVLSEYVEWMAKRYSHLKGYRVSFDLANGAAVSTVPLVAKEIGMKINLFNYQPDGKNINENCGALHPEFLSNKIKETDSDFGVVHDGDADRCIMISKKGRIVDGDDMLVINARSMKRRGRLKNNTVVGTIMTNLAIEEELKRNGIEFIRTKVGDRYVLQEMEKREAMLGGEQSGHIIFLDLATTGDGLLTAFETMTALTNLKEDLDDVSSKLVRYPQKMKNVKVRDKKRVMSDERISSLVANTNSNGNLRLVVRASGTEPLIRVMAEGKDEGKVDEVLARVCELVEEVNSSGELS
- the lysS gene encoding lysine--tRNA ligase, whose amino-acid sequence is MDELRLQKIKEVEELREKGINPYPYHFDVSQKLAEIREKFDHLQNGEKDENFKISTAGRVMAIRHHGRSAFFVIQDSTGRLQCYINVQVGKDEFNTFKEYVKVGDFIGVKGFPFKSHTGELSIFAQSYQILSKAIRILPEKWHGLTDKEKIYRQRYVDTIVNREAFERFKKRYSIIRMIRDFMNEEGFLEVETPILQFVTGGATARPFVTHLNVYDIPMYLKIAHELYLKRYIVGGYDSVYEINKCFRNEGVSYKHNPEFTMMECYKAYADYNDMMDLTERLVTHVIEKTNGKLKIEYQGKEIDFTRPWKRIKMRDYIMEHLNVDILEDSDEKMLETLRAHNVEPSMKERGHYIEKLWDLVEDTIVNPTFLLDHPVDISPLAKRHREDPRLTERFEVIVNGNELANAFSELNDPLDQRKRFEAQAALREAGDEEAQMMDFDFLRALEYGMPPTGGLGIGIDRLVMFATNAATIKDVIAFPIVRPEEFTTEGLEVEEEKEEKEEK